Sequence from the Clostridia bacterium genome:
AGTCCACGACGAGCATCTCGACCGTCCGTTTCGCGGGCGATAGCTGGAGGCCGAGATTGTCTTTGAGGAACTGCTCGATGCGCTCATCATCCGGTGGCTGTTCGAATCTGTAATATCCACGGAGGCCGGTCTCATCCACCACGAAGCGTTTGAGTCTCCATTCCAAGCCGAGGACGAAGGTAAACATGGTAGGACCCAGCGATTTGAGTTCGGGCATCTTCGGGTTTGGCGCCGTGAGGACGAGAGCGTCAACCTCCCTTTTGTCCCAGTGGAACTTGAGCCTGAACGCACGCTGGAGCGCTTCGCGCAGGAAGAGCGGCTCATCATTGCCGCCCTGCGGGATCGAAACACAGAAGTCGTAGCGTGTGTCCAGCAGATCGGACGAGCTTTCTAGTCGCGTTTCGTAAGTCGAGAAAGCGTATGTGAGAATCCTCCGGAGCGTGAGTCCCTCGCCCTGCGCGTAGCCAGGGTTCAGGTTCAAGTTCCCACCCTTCTTGGTTGCCGGACGCAGAATCACCGCGAAGAGCGGCTCAGTGGTGTTCTCCTCCAAAATCCGGAGACCGCGACGGAGTGGAGTAGGGTTCAGCGGTCGGCCCGAAATGAAGTTCTCCAACACCGCCGCTGTGAGTTGAGTCGGGTACAGGATGCCACGCACCACGCCGTCCTTATCCACAAGCACGGTTTGCGGCCTACCCTCAATACCGTATGCCTTGAACGTGGACCCGTCGCGGTCTATACCAATCTCCCCCGAGATCGGCCGCTTAGCCAGGAAGGGCTCGACGGTCGAAGACTGCTCATCAGTAATTGACAAGAACCGGACATCCCGGAATCTGTCAGCGAGTGCGTTGAGATGCGGGATTTCCTGAATACAGTACCCGCACCAAGTTGCCCAGAACTCGATCACCGTTGGCTTGCCTTTCAAAGATTCCAAAGTCAAGTTTTGTGCGGCTGGTATCGTCCGCTCAAGGCTCAATGGGGGCGCGGGCTTCCCGACCTCCAACTGCTGCGGGGCGATAGGAAAGGAGAACACGGCCAAGGCGGCTGTCGCGTAGGAGAAGGAACTCGCCATACGAGCCTCCGGAACTGAGTATTTCATACGGAGCGCTCCGATTCAAGGAAGAACCAGG
This genomic interval carries:
- a CDS encoding redoxin domain-containing protein; its protein translation is MKYSVPEARMASSFSYATAALAVFSFPIAPQQLEVGKPAPPLSLERTIPAAQNLTLESLKGKPTVIEFWATWCGYCIQEIPHLNALADRFRDVRFLSITDEQSSTVEPFLAKRPISGEIGIDRDGSTFKAYGIEGRPQTVLVDKDGVVRGILYPTQLTAAVLENFISGRPLNPTPLRRGLRILEENTTEPLFAVILRPATKKGGNLNLNPGYAQGEGLTLRRILTYAFSTYETRLESSSDLLDTRYDFCVSIPQGGNDEPLFLREALQRAFRLKFHWDKREVDALVLTAPNPKMPELKSLGPTMFTFVLGLEWRLKRFVVDETGLRGYYRFEQPPDDERIEQFLKDNLGLQLSPAKRTVEMLVVDSLELPEVGAALPGR